Genomic DNA from Streptomyces sp. GS7:
GAGTGTGGTGCTGCGGTGTGTGCAGCCGGTGGTGTGTGTGGCGCTGCTGGCCGTCGGCTCGGTCGGTTCGGTGGCGCAAGTGGCCGTTGCGCTCGGTGTGTTCGGGCTGTCGGTGGGCGCCCTGGACGCGTCGATGAACATGCTCGGGGTGAGCCTCCAGCGGGCGTACGGTCGGAGCATCATGCTCGGCTTCCACGCCGCGTACAGCCTGGGCGGGATCGTGGGCGCCTCGTTGGCGTGGGCGGGCGCGCACTGGAAGCTGTCGCTGGCGCTGCTGTACGGGCCGGTGGTGGCTCTCCTGGTACCGCTGGCGCTGGTCGTAGGCCGGTGGTTCGTGGACGGCTGCGGGCGGGCGGCGACCGCGGGTGCGGAGGGGGCGGAGGCCGGGACTCCGGTCGCCATGCGGCTGCTGCTGCCGTTGTGCCTGGTGATGACGTTCGCGTACATCGGGGACTCGACGGTCTCCAACTGGAGCGCGAAGTATCTGCAGGACGTCCTGGGCAGCTCGGAGCAGCTGGCGACCGTGCCGTACAACGTCTACATGGTGACGACGCTGCTGGGGCGGGCCGTCGGGGACCTGGGGGTACGGCGCTTCGGGCCGGTCGCGGTGGTGCGGACCGGGGCGGTGGTGGCGGCGGTCGGCTTCGCGGTGGTGGCGGCGGCGCCCGGGGCGTGGGTGGGGATGGCGGGCTTCACGCTGCTGGGGCTCGGGCTGTGTGTGATCGTGCCGCAGACGTTCGCCGCGGCGGGGCGGCACGCCTTCGAGCAGCACGGCCCGGGGGCTTCGGACACGACCGTCGCGCGGCTGAACATCTTCAACTATGTGGGCTTTCTGATCGGCTCCCCGCTGGTGGGCGCGCTCGGCGACGCATGGAGCTATCGCGGGGCGATGCTGGTGCCGATGGCGCTGGTCCTGGTCACGTTGGTCCATGCCCGCTCGTTCGGGTCAGCTCCGGCCCGATACGGTGACGACCATGAGCGGTCGCGCACAGCTGATGTGGGACGAGGCGGTAACGGGCTATGACTTCGGGCCGGGGCACCCGATGGACCCCGTCCGGCTCGCCCTGACCATGCGCCTGGTGGAGGCGTACGAGCTCGACCGCGGGCCGCTGGAGGTGGTCGCGGCCAAGCCGGCCGGGGATTCCACGCTGCGGCTGGTGCACCGCGAGGACTACATCGAGGCGGTCCGTCGGGCCTCCGCCGACCCCGATTCGGCGGATGGCGCGTACGGGCTGGGGACGCCGGACGACCCGGCGTTCGCGGGGATGCACGAGGCGTCGGCGCTGATCGCCGGTCAGTCGGTGGGGGCCGCGGAGGCGGTCTGGCGCGGTGACGTGCTGCACGCGGTGAACTTCGCCGGCGGGCTGCACCACGCGATGCCCGGCGGCGCGTCCGGCTTCTGCATCTACAACGACGCGGCGCTGGCGGTCGCCCGGCTGCTGGAGCTGGGCGCCGAACGGGTGGCGTACGTGGATGTGGACGTGCACCACGGCGACGGCGTCCAGGCGGCGTTCTGGGAGGACCCGCGGGTGCTGACGATCTCGCTGCACGAGCATCCGCGGACGCTGTTCCCGCAGACCGGCTGGCCGGAGGAGACCGGCGGGCAGGGCGCGGAGGGCAGCGCGGTGAACGTGGCGCTGCCGGCCGGGACGGGCGACGCGGGCTGGCTGCGGGCCTTCCACGCGGTGGTGCCCGAGTTGCTGGCGGCGTTCCGGCCGCAGGCCCTGGTCACCCAGCACGGTGCGGACACCCACTTCGAGGACCCGCTCGCGCATCTCGCGGTGAGCCTGGACGCGCAGCGCGCGGTGGCCGAGTCCTGCCACGCGCTGGCCCACGAGCATGCGGACGGCCGCTGGGTCGCGCTCGGTGGCGGCGGCTACGAGGTCGTGGACGTGGTGCCGCGCAGCTGGACGCATCTGACGGCGATCGCGGCGGGCCGGCCGATCGAACCGACCTCGATGGTGCCGCCGGCCTGGCGGCACGAAGTGTTCCGCAGGACGCGGCAGTTGGCGCCGCAGCGGATGACGGACGGAAGGACGCCCACCTGGCGGGACTTCGCCGAGGGCGGTTACGACCCGGCCGACCGGCTGGACCAGGCGGTGCTGGCCACCCGCCGGGCGGTGTTCCCGGCGCACGGGCTGCTGCCGTAGGGCTGCTCCGGAACGGGCGCCGCACGGGCGGCGGGCCCTTGCGGCGCGGCCCCCGGTGCCGTCCGGCGCCGGTGCCCCCAGATGTGTGACTACCCGTCGGTTAGGGCATTGGCTCCCCGGTCAACGGGTCAGCATGGGGCCCGTGTTGGGCACCGGTGCGCTGCGGGCGCACCTGATCGAGGCGCGGCTCGCGGGGACGATCGCGACCGTGCGGGAGAAGAGTCTGCGGCGCTATCTGCTCTTCTCGGCGCGCGATCCCCGGGTATTGCTGGGGCTCGATCCGGAAGGGGACTGGGCGTTCGGTGAAGTTCTGCGGCTGATGGGACAGGAGTGCGGGATTTCGGTCGATCCCGCACACACTTCAGGCCCTGATGTGATCGATCCGGATCGCACGATCGCGGGGCTGGACCGTTTCGCGGACCGGGTCGGCGTGGCGGCCCGCCGCCGGGTGCCGGTGCTGCTCGGCACCGGGCATCCGCACCGGCTGCTGGAGTTCTACGCCGTGCTTGCAGACGCTCTCTCGTCGGCGGGCTGCCCTGTCCTCACCCCCGCGTATGGCCACCGTGTCGACATAGCGACCCGGTTCGGCGTACGCACCGGGGTCCTCGATTACGTACGGGGAGTCGCGGTGATGCGCGAAACCGGCGTGCGGGGCGCGGCCGGTACAGGGGGCGTGCACACCCATTCCCCGCTCCCCGTACGGACCGCTCTCGATGCCGCGGCGGCGGCCGCGGAACAGCTTCCCGCCCTGGTCATCGGGGACCATGGCTGGGTCTGTGGGGCAGGTCAGCTGGGTATCGAGGCCATCGGCCTGGCGGACACCGACGACCCGGCGCTGTTCGTCGGGCAGGCGGAGGGGCGGGTGTCGGCGGTGGTGCCGCTCGATGACGGGGTAGAGGCTGTTCACTATCGCCCCCTGACGCGGTATGTACTGGATCGGGCACGTCTGTCCCGGTAGGCGGTCGTTCGCTGCTCCTCTTCCCCACTCGCATCACCCGCCCCTAATCTGGGGAGTGAACGCATGGCGACGAAGAGTCACCGGAGGGGAAGCCGGTGACCGTCTTATGCGGAAGGTGCAGGTGTGTGATGGCTGCGGACCAGAAGCCTCTGAACGAGGTTGTGTTTTTGACAGTGGCGGAAGTCGCCACGGTGATGCGAGTGTCGAAGATGACCGTGTACCGCTTGGTGCACAGCGGTCATCTGCCCGCGATCCGCGTGGGGCGGTCCTTCCGGGTGCCGGAGCAGGCGGTCCACGACTATCTCCGTGAGTCGTTTGTGGGGGTGGAATCGGCCTGACGGGCCTTTGGGGACCCTCGGATTACGCCGTACGCCCGGCGCCGGGTAGGCTGGCCCGATGTAGGTAGTGTGGGCTCGGACGCCCCGCACCGAGTGATTCGAAGTGAGCGAGGGTAGTCGTGGGCTCTGTTATCAAGAAGCGGCGCAAGCGGATGGCCAAGAAGAAGCACCGCAAGCTGCTCAAGCGCACCCGTGTTCAGCGTCGTAACAAGAAGTAAGCGACGCTGATCGCGATTTCGCGGCCCCTTATCGCCCCTGGGCGATAAGGGGCCGCGGCGCTTGTGTGGGCCGTATGGACGGTGGTCGTACGCAAATGTCGTTACGGGCATCGTGCGGTCATCACCGCGCAACACCGACCGGCTAGCGTGAGCCGGACAGCTCGGCTCGGCTGGCAGCCGCTGTGGGAAGGAGGGCTGATCTTGGGCAACGTCGTGCTCGTCACGGGAGCCGCACGGCAGCTGGGGGGCCGGTTCGTCCGCAGGATCCAGCGTGATCCCGACGTCGACCGGGTGATCGGGGTCGACGCCGTGCCACCGGAGCACCATCTGGGCGGTGCCGAATTCCTCAAGGCCGATATCCGGCATCCGGCGATCGCCAGGGTCCTGGCGGAGACCGGCGTCGACACCGTCGTCCACATGGACATCAACGGCACGCCCCTGGGCAGCCGCGGCAGCCGGGCCTCCGTCAAGGAGACCAACGTCATCGGGACCATGCAGCTGCTCGGCGCCTGCCAGAAGTCCCCGAACGTCCAGCGCGTGGTCATCAAGTCCAGCACCAGCGTCTACGGCTCCGCACCCCGCGACCCGGCCGTCTTCACCGAGAACACCCCGCCCAAGTCGCTGTCCAGCGGCGGCTTCGCCAAGGACACCGTCGAAGTCGAGGGGTACGTACGCGGCTTCGCCCGGCGCCGGCCCGACGTGGCGGTGTGCGTGCTGCGCTTCGCCAACATCCTCGGCCCGTGCGCGGACTCCCCGCTCGCCGAGTACTTCTCGCTCCCCGTGCTGCCGACCGTCCTCGGCTACGACCCCCGGCTCCAGTTCGTCCACGAGGACGACGCGATCGAGGTGCTGCGGATCGCCGCCGCCGAGCCGCGCCGGGGCACGCTCAACAGCGGCACCTTCAACATCGCCGGCGACGGCGTCCTGCTGCTCTCGCAGACCTCCCGGCGACTGGGGCGGCCCACGCTGCCGCTGTTCCTGCCGACGGTGACCTGGGCCGGTACGGCGCTGCGGTCCATCGGCATCACGGACTTCTCCCCGGAACAGATCCGGATGCTCACGCACGGACGGGTCGTCGAGACCACGCAGATGCGCGAGACACTGGGGTTCCACCCGCAGTACACGACGGCGGAGACCTTCGCGGAATTCGCCCGCAGCCGCGGACCCGGGCTGCTGCCGCCCGAGTCCCTCGCCCGCACCGTCGACCGGCTCGCCGGCGTGCTGACCGCACGCGGCGGCCCGACCCAGTGAGGAGTTCACCCACGATGGCGGACGCCAAGGTCATTCCCTTCGGCGAGGAACCCCGGGCGCGCCGGAAGGCCAGGCGGGCCGGGCGCGGCACGGCGCTGGCGACCGTACCGGAAGCGCGCACCGATCCGGAGCCGGCGGCATCCCCGCCGCCGAGCACCGGCCGCACCCTGGACGAACGGATCGCGGGTGGGCTGAACTTCCTGCGCCGGCGGATCACCGGCGACTACGAGGTCGACGACTTCGGCTACGACAAGGAGCTGACCGACCAGGTCCTGATGTCGTTGCTGCGGCCGTTCTACGAGAAGTACTTCCGGGTCGAGGTGAAGGGCCTGGAGAACATCCCGTCCGAGGGCGGCGCGCTGGTCGTCGCCAACCACTCCGGGACGCTGCCGCTGGACGGCCTGATGCTCCAGGTCGCGGTGCACGACAACCACCCGGCGACGCGCCATCTGCGGCTGCTGGCGGCCGACTTGGTGTTCGTGCTGCCGGTGATAAACGAGCTC
This window encodes:
- a CDS encoding MFS transporter, which encodes MTDPQERGARLRHGRVSLALSFCVQGVVFALLVTRIPAIQVRYGIPDGLLPVFLAAVPVLAGAGSVGTEHLVKRVRPSVVLRCVQPVVCVALLAVGSVGSVAQVAVALGVFGLSVGALDASMNMLGVSLQRAYGRSIMLGFHAAYSLGGIVGASLAWAGAHWKLSLALLYGPVVALLVPLALVVGRWFVDGCGRAATAGAEGAEAGTPVAMRLLLPLCLVMTFAYIGDSTVSNWSAKYLQDVLGSSEQLATVPYNVYMVTTLLGRAVGDLGVRRFGPVAVVRTGAVVAAVGFAVVAAAPGAWVGMAGFTLLGLGLCVIVPQTFAAAGRHAFEQHGPGASDTTVARLNIFNYVGFLIGSPLVGALGDAWSYRGAMLVPMALVLVTLVHARSFGSAPARYGDDHERSRTADVGRGGNGL
- a CDS encoding acetoin utilization protein AcuC yields the protein MSGRAQLMWDEAVTGYDFGPGHPMDPVRLALTMRLVEAYELDRGPLEVVAAKPAGDSTLRLVHREDYIEAVRRASADPDSADGAYGLGTPDDPAFAGMHEASALIAGQSVGAAEAVWRGDVLHAVNFAGGLHHAMPGGASGFCIYNDAALAVARLLELGAERVAYVDVDVHHGDGVQAAFWEDPRVLTISLHEHPRTLFPQTGWPEETGGQGAEGSAVNVALPAGTGDAGWLRAFHAVVPELLAAFRPQALVTQHGADTHFEDPLAHLAVSLDAQRAVAESCHALAHEHADGRWVALGGGGYEVVDVVPRSWTHLTAIAAGRPIEPTSMVPPAWRHEVFRRTRQLAPQRMTDGRTPTWRDFAEGGYDPADRLDQAVLATRRAVFPAHGLLP
- a CDS encoding phosphatase; this encodes MLGTGALRAHLIEARLAGTIATVREKSLRRYLLFSARDPRVLLGLDPEGDWAFGEVLRLMGQECGISVDPAHTSGPDVIDPDRTIAGLDRFADRVGVAARRRVPVLLGTGHPHRLLEFYAVLADALSSAGCPVLTPAYGHRVDIATRFGVRTGVLDYVRGVAVMRETGVRGAAGTGGVHTHSPLPVRTALDAAAAAAEQLPALVIGDHGWVCGAGQLGIEAIGLADTDDPALFVGQAEGRVSAVVPLDDGVEAVHYRPLTRYVLDRARLSR
- a CDS encoding helix-turn-helix domain-containing protein yields the protein MAADQKPLNEVVFLTVAEVATVMRVSKMTVYRLVHSGHLPAIRVGRSFRVPEQAVHDYLRESFVGVESA
- a CDS encoding 30S ribosomal protein bS22, whose amino-acid sequence is MGSVIKKRRKRMAKKKHRKLLKRTRVQRRNKK
- a CDS encoding NAD-dependent epimerase/dehydratase family protein, with the translated sequence MGNVVLVTGAARQLGGRFVRRIQRDPDVDRVIGVDAVPPEHHLGGAEFLKADIRHPAIARVLAETGVDTVVHMDINGTPLGSRGSRASVKETNVIGTMQLLGACQKSPNVQRVVIKSSTSVYGSAPRDPAVFTENTPPKSLSSGGFAKDTVEVEGYVRGFARRRPDVAVCVLRFANILGPCADSPLAEYFSLPVLPTVLGYDPRLQFVHEDDAIEVLRIAAAEPRRGTLNSGTFNIAGDGVLLLSQTSRRLGRPTLPLFLPTVTWAGTALRSIGITDFSPEQIRMLTHGRVVETTQMRETLGFHPQYTTAETFAEFARSRGPGLLPPESLARTVDRLAGVLTARGGPTQ